Proteins encoded within one genomic window of Drosophila nasuta strain 15112-1781.00 unplaced genomic scaffold, ASM2355853v1 ctg17_pilon, whole genome shotgun sequence:
- the LOC132797705 gene encoding uncharacterized protein LOC132797705, which produces MGSLPRERLAHHMAPFTYTGVDYFGPIDIIVGRRHEKRWGVLFTCLTIRAVHLDIATSLSTDSFLCILKAFIARRGCPRRMMSDNGTNFRDASRVLKDEVERISTRNVETKYTEMEFMFIPPGSPHMGGAWERLVRSTKSILTEILPPGGLREEVLRAALADVEGILNSRPLTYVPLESADSEALSSWATLVECVNETAKFKTVTSLPKDSEFRAS; this is translated from the coding sequence ATGGGAAGTCTACCGCGTGAGCGTTTGGCGCACCACATGGCGCCGTTCACCTATACAGGAGTGGATTACTTTGGGCCCATCGACATCATCGTTGGACGACGGCACGAGAAGCGCTGGGGTGTTCTGTTCACATGCCTCACAATTCGTGCCGTACACCTGGATATTGCAACGTCATTGTCAACCGActcttttctttgtattctaAAGGCATTTATAGCGAGACGTGGTTGCCCGCGACGAATGATGTCCGATAATGGGACTAACTTCCGAGATGCGAGTAGAGTGTTAAAAGATGAAGTGGAGCGTATATCGACAAGGAATGTGGAGACCAAATACACAGAAATGGAGTTCATGTTCATCCCGCCAGGCTCACCGCACATGGGCGGTGCATGGGAAAGATTGGTACGCTCGACAAAGTCCATTCTAACGGAAATCTTGCCGCCTGGTGGATTGCGAGAAGAAGTGCTTCGTGCGGCGTTGGCTGATGTGGAGGGTATTCTCAACTCACGCCCACTCACATATGTACCACTGGAATCGGCAGACTCAGAAGCGCTTTCCTCTTGGGCCACTCTAGTGGAATGCGTGAACGAGACAGCGAAATTCAAAACGGTGACAAGCTTGCCAAAGGATTCAGAATTTCGAGCCAGTTAG